CGAGCCACAGCAGCACGTAGGCGTCGCTGTTTTGCCCGAAGGCGAGCACCCGGTCCCCAGCCCGCAGCCCGGCGGCGAGCAGCGCGTGGGCGACGCGGCCCGCTGCCTGGTCGAGCGCGCGGTAGGTCCACGCCCGCCCGGCGAAGGTCAGGGCGAGCGCGTCCGGCTGCCGACAGACCGAGCGCGTGAAGGCGTCCCCGAGGGTGTCGCGCCGGGCACGCGCCCTGAGAGCTTCCCAGTCCCCACCGCTCACCTCGGGGCCATCCGGATCGCGCCGTCGAGCCGGATGGTCTCGCCGTTGAGCATCGGGTTTTCGAAGATGTGCCGCACGAGCGCGGCGTACTCCTCGGCGCGGCCTAAGCGCGCTGGAAACGGCACCTGCGCGCCGAGCGAGGCCTGCACTTCCTGCGGCAACCCGGCGAGCATCGGCGTCTCGAAGAGGCCCGGCGCCACCGTCATCACCCGGATGCCGCTGCGGGCGAGGTCGCGCGCCATCGGCAGGGTGAGGCCGGCGACGCCCGCCTTGCTCGCCGCGTAGGCGACCTGCCCCACCTGACCGTCGAAAGCCGCCACCGACGCGGTGTTCACGATTACGCCGCGTTCCCCCTCCTCATCGGGTTCGTTGCCGAGCATCGCCTGCGCCGCGAGCCGCGCCACGTTGAAGGTGCCGAGCAGGTTGACCCGGATCACCCGCTCGAAGAGGTCGTAGGGATGCGCTCCCTTCTTCCCCGCTGTGGTGGCCGCCGGCGCGATGCCCGCGCAGCACACCGCGCCGTGGAGGGCTCCGAAGCGCTCCTGCGCCTGCCGCACGGCCCCCTCCACGTCGGCCTCGCTCGCCACGTCGGCGCGCACGAAGAGGCCGCCGAGGTCGCGGGCGAGCGCCTCCCCCGCCTCCGTGTTCAGGTCGAGCAGGACGGGGAGCGCCCCGGCCTGCGCCAATGTGCGCGCTGTGCCGGCGCCCAGGCCCGACGCGCCCCCCGAGATCAGTACCGCTTTGCCGCTGAGTTGCATGGTGCAGGCAGGATAGTGCGGCTGCGCGGTCAAGCGGCGGCGCCCCCCGGCCTCACGGCGTGCGGGTCCGGGAGAACAGGGCCGTCACGAGCGCTGCGAGGACCAGCAGTATCAACCCCATCCAGCCCCAGGTGCCCATCCAACCCCAGGTGATGGGCGCTGTGCCCAGTTCCAACCACGCCGGCGGATGCGAGCCGATGAACTTTTGCACCACATCGAGGGGGAGAGCTTCCCTCTGCGCCAGAGCGCCGAACTGCTCTGGCGTGTAGACCAGGGTCAGC
The genomic region above belongs to Deinococcus reticulitermitis and contains:
- a CDS encoding SDR family NAD(P)-dependent oxidoreductase — protein: MQLSGKAVLISGGASGLGAGTARTLAQAGALPVLLDLNTEAGEALARDLGGLFVRADVASEADVEGAVRQAQERFGALHGAVCCAGIAPAATTAGKKGAHPYDLFERVIRVNLLGTFNVARLAAQAMLGNEPDEEGERGVIVNTASVAAFDGQVGQVAYAASKAGVAGLTLPMARDLARSGIRVMTVAPGLFETPMLAGLPQEVQASLGAQVPFPARLGRAEEYAALVRHIFENPMLNGETIRLDGAIRMAPR